From the Blastocatellia bacterium genome, the window AGATTTACTAGAAGCACGTTGTGAATTTCGCTCAACTATGGCGGAACTTCTTTTAGCGGAAGGAAAACATAAAGAAGCTATTACAGAAGCAGATCAAGCAATTACTCAAGCAAGAATTATGGGAAGTTTAGAACATGAATGGCTTCCCTGGCTTATTAAAACCCAAGCCCTACTTGAGTTAGAAAGAATTCGTGCTGCTAGTGATGCAATAGGAAAAACTCTTTCCATAATTGAAAATGTATCAGAAAAAATTTCTGATACATTGGTAAAAGAAAAATATTTAGCTTATACAGAAAGACAGCTAGCTTTTAAGCTATATAAACAAATTCAATCACAAGAAAAATAGTAGAGGTAAATTTATGTCACAATGTGAATTATCTAAAAAACAATGTGTTCCTTGCCAAGGAGGTGTCCCTCCACTTACTGAAAAAGAAACAGCAGAGTTTTTACTGCAATTAGGAGATGATTGGCAAGTGGTAATGAATCATCATTTAATGAAAGAATTTAATTTCTCAGATTTTCGCGCTGCACTAGATTTTACTAATAAGGTGGGCCAACTTGCAGAAACAGAAGGACATCATCCAGATATTTACCTAGCCTGGGGACGGGTTCAAATTACTATTTGGACTCATAAAATAGACGGTTTAACAGAAAGTGACTTTGTTTTAGCTGCAAAAATTAGTGAATTGACTAGATAAGAAAAAACAATAATGCCCTCTAACTATAGGGCATTATTGTTTAACCATTTGTTTTCAAGCATTTAGCTTAAAAGGATATTCTTAAACCTAACTGAAATTGTCGAGAAGAAAAAGCACTGCGAAAACGATCTGGAGTAATTGTAAAACGCCCTCCATCCTTGGGCGGCAACTGAAAATTACCATTAGCATCAGGCGGAAATACTCGGTTTAAGTCATTTATGTTAGTGCGATTAAATAAATTAAATACTTCTATAAGTCCCTGAATCTGATAACGTTCATTAAATTTAACCTTACGAGAAACTCTTAAATCAACATTAGCAAAACCTGGGGTGATGCCAACATTACGACCTATGCTTACACCTCCTATTAGAGGTCTATCACCTGGAAGAATACCACCGTTACCATCTAAGTCCGTACCAGCTAATAAGTTATAAGGACGACCGCTATTAAGACTAATAATTGTAGAAAGTTGAAAACCGTTAGTAAGACGATTTTTATAACTTAAATCCCAAGTACCAGATAAAACCAATCGGTTACGAGCATCTTGTAGTGAGAGTCCTCGCTCATCACCAATTTTCAAAGGATTAACTACTTCTGCTGCAATGTCTGCACGAAAGTCTGAGCTAATATCTATTGCTTTGGAAAATGTGTAGTGAGCTAGAAAATTAAAGTTTTTAGCAAAACGGCGATTGAAAGCTAAGGTTAAAGCATGATAATAGCTATCAAAACTTGTTTCAAGTTGTAAAATGTCTCCTTGACTAGGATCAACTCGACCTGTTAACGCGCTTTCTATGGGGTTGGCTGTAGGTCTAATTATAGGGTTAATATTACGAGAACCAAAAAGCTTGATTCCACGAATAAAAACATAGTCTGCTGATATGGCAGTAGTTGAATTGAAAGAATAATTTAAACCAAAAGAAGTTTGTTGAGAGTAGCTGTTGCGAAAATTTGTATCATATATGGATGACTGATTAAATTGAGGTATTACAGTTACTCCAGGTGGTAACTCATTAGTTTGAGGAAATTTGCGTCCTGGTAAAGAAAAAGGCAAGACAGAAAAAGGAAAAAGCATAGTTGGAACTTTTAGAGCTTCTGAGTTAATTAATTGATTAAGAAGAGCTTGGCCTACTAAAGCACCTCCAAAGTAAAGCCCATAAGAGCCGTGAATATTTAAGTTTTGTAGTTTTGTTGGAGAGTAAGAAAAAGCTATTCTTGGAGAAAAGTTACCATTATTTTTAGGTACAAACTTTAACCTAATTAAATCATAGCGAAGACCCGCTTTAATAGTTAAATTAGGTCTTAGCTTAAAATCGTCTTGTAAATATAAGGAAAATTCATTACTGACAGTAATATTAGATAAACTAGGGTCGCCAAAAACCTTGAGTAAAAAAGAAGGAAGAGGTAAATCAGCTATTGGAACACTTGCAGGAAAACCAGGAAAAACTGTAGGAAGAAAGCCAGAAAGAAGTGAAAGAAAAGATCTTTGCTGTGGGGTGCGAAGTGTTGGGTCAAAAGCTTGTAGGCTTGTAAGAACAGGTAGCCCAGGCATATTTGCTATTTGAGCAAAATCTATAGAAGTAAAAAATGCTCTACCGCTAGAAAAGATGGGTAATTTGGTTTTATTACTAACTGTGCTAAAACGTTGGAGATCTACTCCAAATTTTATTTGGTGCTTACCCCTGATTAAAGAAGTGTTATTAATGATTTGAAAAATATTAAGAACACGTGGTTGAGGTAAAAATGAACTTTGTCCAAATGTAACTAGTCCTTCTGGGGCCACAATACGAACTTGTGGAACAACTTCTATTGGCACAAGGTTTTGATTGCGACGAGTAAAAATAAAACGTGTTTCATTTACTAAGTTTAATGAATTATTAATATGAGTATTGTTTATTGCTAAAGAATTATCTTGTAAACGTTGTATTCCACCAGTGTTTTCAGCTACAAGCCCTCCAAAAGGCTCTAAAGCTCCATTATAAGTACCACCAAAGTTATATCTTACCCAAATAGTGTTGCTAGGAGAAATACGGGTATCTACTCTAGCTAGAAATACGCTATTAGCAACTGAAAAAGGTACTGCACCATTACGTATGTTGAAACCTAAGCGATTAGTTGCTTGAACTGTAGAATCAGCAATAGTAATAATATTATTTTGATTAATAGAAAGGCGTTCAAAGGCAGTAAAGAAAAATGTATGGTCTTTTTTTATCGGCCCTTCTAATGCTCCACCAAATTGATATTGGGAATAAGGGGGTTTAATTGAAAGAAAAGGGTCACGTGTGGCTATATCATCATTACGATTAAATAAAAAAATATTGCCACGATAGTCATTTCCTCCACCCTTTGTAACAATGTTAACAATTCCACCTATTGCCCTTCCAAATTCGGCAGAATAACTATCAGAAATAATTTGAAATTCTTGTATAGCTTCTTGACTAAATGTCGAACGCACCGAACCTGTGCCTAAGTCATTATTAGCTAAGCCGTCGATTGTAATGTTGTTAAATCTAGCAGTTTGACCATTAAATGATAGTCCTGATGTAGCTGTTGCTCCTTGAGCAGGTAAACGATCTGTTAAAACTCTTGCTGCTGTTATGGAAAAATCTAAAAAATTTCTTTGATTGATTGGTAAAGAAGTTATGGTAGCCCGATTAATATTGGTGCTACTTTCAGTTTTTCCTTCTAAATAAGCTTCACTAGCAATTATTTCTATAGTGTCTATAGAATTGGAGGATGAGCCTATTTTCATTGTTAAGTTTAGTATTGTTGTAGTACCTAGTACTATTTGTAATGGACGTTCTTGAGTAGTAAATCCGGTGCCACTAGCAGTTAAAATGTAATTTCCTGGGGGTAATTGATTAATTATATAAGTACCATCTTCTTGGGTAGTAACTTCACGAGTAAAATTAGTTTGCGGATTTTTAGCAATAATTGTAATTCCACCAACTGCCAATGTTTGTTCATCTACAGCTTTTCCTGTTATAACAGCCGTTGTACTTCCAGCAGACTGAGCTTTAACAATGGAAAAATTGCTAAGTAGACAGCCAAGAATTATTGCTAATCTGAAAGTTATTTTTGCCTTATCACTAAACATTTTAATAATCCTGGTAGTGAGCAAAATATAATGCTGAGTGACAATTGATTTTTGCCGAAACTCATTTCTAAACCTGCGTTCTAGGCAATACTGAATTTCTATTCAGCATTACTTTTTTTAGCACTACCATAATACAGTGTAAATTAAATATTCTGATATTTTAATCTTAAGCCCCAGTGGGCGATAGATATGTAGCGTAGGGTTTCAACTCTACGTATTATGGCGAAAAATTTCCCAAAGCCCCAACGGGGCGTAAGAGGTTTTTAATAGCAAGAAAAGACTATGCACGCCTTTTCAGGTTTAAAGACACTTAAGTATGATTTTCTAGGACTAAAACCCTGGGTTACAGTTATTTCGCCCCTATGGGCTTTAAGAGATAAAACCTCAGAAAACTTAGTTTACAGTGTATATAATCCTTTTTTATAAGTTTTGTAATGGTCAAATATTTGGAGGGTGCTTTAACCATTAAGAAATACAAAGCTACCTTGGGTGATATATTTTATTAAAAAATCCAATATGCCAATAAAACTTAAAAAGAAATTCTTAAACCTAACTGAAATTGACGAGAAGAAAAAGCACTACGAAAACGATCTTGTGTAATTGTAAAACGTCCTCCATCCTTAGACGGTAACTGAAAATTACCATTTACATCAGGCGAAAATACTCGATTTAAGTCATTTATATTGGTGCGATTAAATAAATTAAATACTTCTACAAGTCCTTGAATCTGATAACGCTCATTAAATTTAACCTTACGAGAAATCCTTACGTCAACATTAGCAAAACCTGGTGTAATGCCAACATTACGACCAACACTTGCACCGTCTACAAATGGTCTATCACCTGGTAAAATATCACCGTTTCCGTTTAAGTCTGTGCCAGCTAATAAGTTATAGGGACGACCTGTATTAAGACTAATAATTGTAGAAAGTTGAAAACCATTAGTGAGACGATTTTTATAACTTAAATCCCAAGTACCAGATAAAACTAAACGACTACGGACATCTTGTAATGATAGACCTCGCTCATCACGAATCAGCAAAGGGTTAACTACTTCAGCAATATCTGGGCGAAAGTCTGAATTATTATCTATTGCTTTGGAAAATGTGTAGTGAGCTAGAAAGTTAAAGTTCCTTGCAAAACGACGGTTAAAAGATAAGGTTACAGCATGATAATAGCTATCAAAACTAGTTTCAAATTGTGCAACATCGCCTCGACTAGGGTCTACACGCCCTGTTAATGCTCCTTGTATGGGGTTAGCAGCGGGTCGAATAATTGGATTAATATTACGTGGGCCAAAAAGCTTAATGCCACGAATAAAAATATAATCTGCTGCAATGGCTGTGTTTGTATTAAGTAAGTAAGTTAATCCAAAAGAAGTTTGCTGAGTATAGCTATTACGTAAATTTGTAACAAATTGGGATGATTGGCTAAATTGAGGTGTTACAGTTACTCCAGGTGGTAGTTCAGTAGTTTGAGGGAATTTGCGACCTGGTAAAGAAAAAGGTAGAACTGAAAAAGGAAATGGCATGGTAGGAACTTGTACTGCTTTAGAATTAATTAATTGAATAGCAAAGGCTTGGCCCACTAAAGCACCTGCAAAGAAAAGCCCATAAGAACCATGAATATTTAGATTTTCTAATTTTGTTGGAGAGTAAGAAAAAGCTACTCTAGGTGAAAAATTACCATTATTGTTTGGCACAAACTTTAATCGAATCAAATCATAACGCAATCCTGCCTTAATAGTTAAATTAGGGCGTAGTTTAATGTCATCTTGTAGATAAAGAGAAAATTCCTTACCTATACTAGATAAACTAGGATCGCCAAAGCCTTGAGTGAAAAAGGCTGGTAATGCTAAATCTGCAATAGGAACGCCAGCCGGAAAACCAGGGAAAAATATTGGTAAAACACCAGAAAGAGCAGAAAGAAAAGCTTTTTGTTGTGGGGTACGTAGATTTGGGTCAAAAGCTTGTAGGCTTGTAAGCACTGGCAATCCAGGCATATTAGCAACTTGACCAAAATCTAGAGGTGTAAAGAATGCTCCACCACTAGAAAAAATTGGTAATTTGGTTTTATTGCTAACCGTGCTAAAACGCTGAAAATCTACTCCAAATTTTACTTGGTGTTTGCCTCGAATCAAAGAAGTGTTATTGATAATCTGAAAAGTATTAAAAACTCTAGGTTGAGGTAAAAATGTACTTTGTCCAAATGTTATTAACCCTTCTGGTGCAACAATACGGATTTGGGGAACAGGTTCTATGGGTAAAAGGTTTTGGTTACGACGGGTAAAAATAAAACGAGTCTCATTTACTAAATTTAGAGAGTTGTTTATATGAGTATTATTTATTGCTAAAGAATTATCTCGCAAACGCTGTATTCCGCCGTTGCTCTCACCTATTAGCCCTCCAAAAGGCTCTAATGCTCCGTTATAGCTACCTCCAAAGTTATATCGTACCCAAACAGTGTTATTATCAGAAATACGACTATCTACCCTAGCTAAAAATACGCTATTAGCTACAGAAAAAGGTACTGCACCGTTACGCAAATTAAAGCCTAAGCGGTTGGCTGCTTGAACTGTTGTATCTGCAATAGTAACAATACTGTTTTGTTGGATAGAAAGACGTTCAAATGAGGTAAAGAAAAATGTGTGATCTTTTTTGATTGGGCCCTCTATTGCCCCACCAAATTGATATTGTGAATAAGGGGGTTTAATTGATGCAAAAGGATCTCGTGTAGCTATATCATCATTACGATTAAGTAAAAAAAGGTTGCCACGATAATCATTTCCACCGCCCCTTGTAACAATGTTAACAATTCCGCCTAAAGCCCGGCCAAACTCGGCACTGTAGCTATCGGAAATAATTTGAAATTCCTGTATAGCTTCTTGACTAAATGTTGAACGTACTGAGCCTGAACCTAAGTCATTGTTGTCTAACCCATCAATAGTAATGTTATTAAATCTAGCAGTTTGACCATTAAATGATAGCCCTGATGTAGCTGTTGCTCCTTGGGCAGGTAAACGATCTGCTAAAACTCGTGCGGCTGTTATAGAAAAATCTAAAAAATTTCTTCGGTTTATTGGCAGTGAAGTAATGCTTGTTCGATTAATATTAGTGCTACTTTCAGTTTTGCCTTCTAAGTAAGCTTCACTAGCAATTACTTCTATAATATCGGTTGATGAACCAAGTTTCATTGTTAAATTTAATACTGTTGTAGTGCCTAAGACCAACTCTAAAGGCTTTTCTTGAGTAGTAAATCCAGAACCGCTTGCAGTTAAAATATAATTTCCTGGAGGTAATTGGTTAATTATATAACTACCGTCTTCTTGTGTAATAACTTCACGAGTAAAATTAGTTTGTGGATTTTTAGCAATAATTGTGACTCCACCAACTGCCGAGGTTTGTTCATCGATAGCTTTTCCTGTTATGGAAGATGTAGTGTTACCCGCAGATTGGGCATTAACAATGGAAAATCCACTAAGAAGACAACTAAGAATTATTGCTAGTCTAATGGTTAATTTTGTCTTATCGCCAAACATTTTAATAACCCTTTATATAATAAATTTTGTTTAATTTGACAGGAGCAAGAAATTTTTGTTGGGGAGATTATTTTCTTCTGTAGTGTTTTATAGCAGAAATTTTTAATTGTGCAATCTAGCTTAGTGCGAGATTTTCCCTAATTATATTTATAATGAGATCAAATTAAACAAAAAAACCATACTTAATTAAGTATGGTTTTCTTTGGTAAAAACTTTGTTTTTAATAGTATTTCTGAGTTACTCAGGCATACGTGGATCGCTACGATGTTTGTCTACGCTCACTAAGCCATTTTGGATACTATATTTTACTAAAGCTGGTAAGGTGTGAAGGTTCAATTTTAGCATTATGCGTGCGCGATGTGCCTCTATTGTTCTACGAGAAAGACCTAGGATTTGACCGGCCTCCTCATTTGAATAACCATCAGCTAGTAATGTTAATACCTCTTGTTCTCTTTGAGTTAAACTAACAGCAGCTTTTTTAGCTCTTGTTGCCATGAAGAAAATCTCCTTTCAAAATTAATAATAGGATAAATATCCCAGCAAAATTTGTATAATCTATATTAAGATACCACAACAAGTAGTAAAACAACAGTAAAATAACAGGGAAATCTTAATATTTTGCAATTTTTTTTTCTAATAAAAGCTTTATCTTAAAGAGTTTTCAGAATGTCCATCCTTAACAATCCTTAAATAACCTTAATAGGTATGTTTTTGCTATTAAAATTAACAAAATTGCACAGCCAAGCCAAACACACTTTTGCAAAACATAAGGTGTATTGTTTGTTAAGGTTAATTTAGTATTGTAAATGGAAATGGTAATGGATTTATGAAAAAATGATGCCGAGATATTACCAAGACTTATACACGTTTGGCAATTATATTTACCTTTTTATTTTAAGTTCATTTGCTAGTAAAATTATTTCATTGAAAATAAAGAAGATACAATGACTGGCAAGGAGTTTTTATAAAAGCAGACGCAGCAATCTAAGGAAAATCTGATCTCTACGTCTGCTTTTTGTTATAATGTGAATGTAAAACTATTAGAGCTAATACCATTAGATATAACTATTATTGTATTAGCACCTTTTTTAAGATTTAGTTTTTTTCTATTTCCTTTTAGTTGAATTGTTAAAGAAGTTTGGCCTTGAATAAATTGGCTTACATCTTGACCATTGATCGTAACTCTATTAACAGTGCTACTAAAATTAGTTCCATCTATTGTTAACCTTGGTTTTCTATATGTTGCATTGTTAATAGTGGCAATTTGATTTTGCCCTTTAGCAACACCTTTGATTGCTCGAATTGCTGTATTACCTGTATCAGCAATTAGTAAATTACCCATCAGATCAAAAGTAATGCTTTTAGGAGCATTTAAGCTAGAGTTTGTAGCCAAAGATCCATCACCTAAATAAGCTCTAATACCATTTCCAGCAATAGTGCTAATTATATTAGTAGAAGCATCAACACGTCGGATGCGATTATTGGTAGTGTCAGCAATAAATAAATTATCGTTCCCATCAACTGTTAGGCCAAAAGGACTATTTAGACTAGCGTTAATTGCTAAAGCACCATCACCTTGAAAGCCTGCTCGACCATTACCAACAATAGTTGTAATTGCATTAGTAGTTAGATCAAGTCGTTGGATACGATTATTACCTGTATCAGAAATAAGTACATTTCCAGACTGGGCTACTGCTAAACCGCTAGGAGCATTTAAGTTGCTTGGACTACCATCACCTGCAATAGTAGTAATAGTATTTGTACTTAAGTTAATTTTTCTAATACGATTATTTCCACTATCAGCAATAATCAAATTTCCTGACTTATCAAATAAAATAGCTGTAGGTTGATTTAAGCTTGCTTGACTAGCTAACATTCCATCACCAGAAAATGCAGCCATACCATTACCAGCAAAAGTAGTAATAATTTGACTATTAGCATCAACTCTTCGGATACGATTATTAGCAGTGTCAGCAATAAATAAATTCCCTTGAGAGTCTACTGCTACATTGCTTGGGTCGTTTAAGCTAGCATTTATAGCTGTAATATTATCGCCATTAAAGCCAGGTACACCAAAACCTGCTACAGTGTTAATAATATTTGAGTTTATATCAATACGTCGGATACGGTAATTATCTGGATCGGCAATAAAAATATTACTTTGTCTATCAATTGCAACTCCACTAGCATTGCTTAGATTAGCTTGAGTTGCTAGAAATCCATCACCACCGCTACTACGTGAGCCAATACCACCAATAGAAGTGATCATTTTTGTGACAGCATCAACTCGACGGACACGGTAATTAATTTCTGCATCAGCAATAAATAAATTGCCTGTTCCATCTACTGCAACACCTAAAGCTAACTGCAAGCCAGCATCAGTAGCTAAAACATTATCAACAGCAAGTCCAGGGTTTCCAGTACCAGCTACAGTAGTAATAACTTTAGTTTTACTATCAACTTTGCGAATCCTAAAGTTAAAAGTATCAACAATATAAAGATTTCCAATAGCATCTATAGCTATAGTGTTAGGGAAATTCAAGCTAGCATTTGTGGCAGCAATACCATCCAAATTAAACTGAGACTGTCCATTACCAGCAATTGTAGAAATTAAGTTTGTACTTAAATCAACTTGACGAATACGAAAATTAAATGTGTCAGTAATAAGCAAGTTACCATTTTGGTCAATTGTTAAACCTTTAGGACTACTTAATCTAGCTTGTGTTGCTTGCCCACCGTCGCCAAGAAAACCTGATACTCCACTACCAGCAACAGTTGTAATAACTCCTGTTTGAGCATCGACTTTTCTAATTCGATGGTTTTCTGTATCAGCAATAAAAACATTGCCTTTGCTATCAACAGCTACCCCACTAGGTTGATTTAAGCTTGCTACATTTGCCAAACCTCCATCACCACTAAAACTATAACTACCATTGCCAGCAACAGTTGTAATAAGTCCTGTAATTGCGTCAACTCGACGAACACGGCTATTTAAGCTATCAGCAATAAATAAATTACCTGCCCCGTCAAGTGTTATTGCTTCAGGAGTGTTTAAGCTAGCACTAATGGCTGGACTACCATCACCGCTAAAGCCTGCTGTCCCATTACCAGCAACAGTTGTAATTACTCCAGTTGTATCAATTTTTCTAATTCGATGATTAGTAGAATCAACTACAAAAACATTTCCACTACTATCAATTGCAACGCCTATTGGGTGCATTGCTGCACTAGTAGCTTTGCCGCTGTCGCCTAAAAATGGGACTCCTCCAGCAATAGTTGTAATTTCGCCGTCTTTAAGGTCAGAAAAGTTTTTAGCTGGAAAATTAAATGATTGTTGAACTACTCCGCCGCGAGTTTGAATAGAGAGCGTTCTATTACCTGGGGCAGTTTGTGCTGGAGTGCGAAAACGAACTTCAGTAGCACTAATAACTTGAAAGTCTGTAACAACTTTTTCACCTAAAACCACTAAACTTTCTGGAGCAAAGTTTTTTCCTTTAACAATAATTTCTGCACCACCTTCTAAACGGTCGCTTGTTTGGCTTAAACTTGCTATTTGTGGTGCGCCAATTGTCACCATTGTTAAGGCATCATCGTCATTTGCTACACCATTATCTAAAACAAAAACATCATTACCTTGAACTACAACACCGCTAGCTTGATTAAAAGTGTTTGCTTGAGCAAGAGAAACCATTTGACGGCCTGTTGGGTTTTGAGTAACTACTTTTACCCCAGATTTATCTAAAACATAGATATTTCCCAAATTATCAACACTAACTGATTGAGGATTATCAAAAGTAAATTCATCTTCTACAGCATTTGGAAAAATATTAGCTGCTTGTCTTGAGGGGGCTGTCCTAGGGATTCTACCAATAGTTTTAACTTCTCCAGTTAAACTAATAGAGCGAATTACACCATTACCAGCATCAGCGACAAAAATAACTTCATTTGTGCTGCTAGCAAAAAATGAACTTTGCCCAGGATTAACAGAAATACTTACAGGACGATTAAAGAGAGCAGCGCGACCTTGACCATCAGCTTTTCCAGCATTACCAGGACTTCCAGCAATAAGACGAACTTGTTGTTTAGTAAAATCTGCTGCATAAATTGCATTGTTACCAGTATCAGCAATATAAAGAACTCCATTAGATGCAACAGCTACGCCCTGTGGATTTCTAAAAACAGCTTGTGAAAATGGGACAGTATCAGCAGTAATTGTTCCGCTATTACCATTTCCTAAAGCAGTAACAACGTTGTTATTAAAATCTATTCTGCGAACATTATTATTAAGACTGTCAGCTATAAAAATGCCACCTTCTGCCCTGTTATCAATTGCAAGTCCAAGAGGCCCGGCAAAAAGTGCTGATGTTTGACGATCTCCATCATTTCTGCCACGCATTCCCATTCGACCAGCAAAAACGCTTGGGTCAATTCTAGCTGAAGGATTTCCCTTTAAGATTACATGGTTAAGTGGGTCAGTAATATAAACATCTCCATTTGTTGAAGTGTTAACCTGACCAGGAACTTTACGCCCCTTGGCCTTACCAACTTGAGCAACTAGAACAAAATTAGAAATTGTTCCTTGTGGAGTTTGTGCTGTAATGGTTGCATAGCCTGGAGCTATTCCGCTAACCATCCCATTATTGTCTACTGTGGCAATATCTGGACTATCAGATCTATAAGTGATTGCACCTGTAATTGGTTGATTATTGGTATCTACTACAGTTAATTTTATTTGATTATTTCTATTTACTACTGGATTTGGATCATTACCAGGCCCAAGTAATTTAATATTATTTGATTGAATAAGAGGTTTAATAGGCTCAACAGCTTTAGTATTTAAGTAAACAGACTGAGGAAGTAAAGATTGAGTAAATAAAACAGCAAAAATAACTGCTGTTATAACTAAACTAAATTTAATGCGCATATTAATTATGCTCCTTAAACTTTTATTTATGATGGAAATTCCTTTAGTTAAAGTTTCATCATAGTTTCTAATAATCTAGTGATTTGTTGCTAAACAAATTTAGATTATCCTAATTATTAAAGACTAAAAAATTTTAGCTAATATAACAAGCTAGCTAAATTAAAGATTAAATTAGCGTATTTGGCTAGCAAATAGTTGCAACAAATTTAGCTAGGAAATTTAGAAATTTTTTTATTACTTTAAGGCAATTTATAGTTGCTCAAGACCTTGTTT encodes:
- a CDS encoding 4a-hydroxytetrahydrobiopterin dehydratase → MSQCELSKKQCVPCQGGVPPLTEKETAEFLLQLGDDWQVVMNHHLMKEFNFSDFRAALDFTNKVGQLAETEGHHPDIYLAWGRVQITIWTHKIDGLTESDFVLAAKISELTR
- a CDS encoding TonB-dependent receptor yields the protein MFSDKAKITFRLAIILGCLLSNFSIVKAQSAGSTTAVITGKAVDEQTLAVGGITIIAKNPQTNFTREVTTQEDGTYIINQLPPGNYILTASGTGFTTQERPLQIVLGTTTILNLTMKIGSSSNSIDTIEIIASEAYLEGKTESSTNINRATITSLPINQRNFLDFSITAARVLTDRLPAQGATATSGLSFNGQTARFNNITIDGLANNDLGTGSVRSTFSQEAIQEFQIISDSYSAEFGRAIGGIVNIVTKGGGNDYRGNIFLFNRNDDIATRDPFLSIKPPYSQYQFGGALEGPIKKDHTFFFTAFERLSINQNNIITIADSTVQATNRLGFNIRNGAVPFSVANSVFLARVDTRISPSNTIWVRYNFGGTYNGALEPFGGLVAENTGGIQRLQDNSLAINNTHINNSLNLVNETRFIFTRRNQNLVPIEVVPQVRIVAPEGLVTFGQSSFLPQPRVLNIFQIINNTSLIRGKHQIKFGVDLQRFSTVSNKTKLPIFSSGRAFFTSIDFAQIANMPGLPVLTSLQAFDPTLRTPQQRSFLSLLSGFLPTVFPGFPASVPIADLPLPSFLLKVFGDPSLSNITVSNEFSLYLQDDFKLRPNLTIKAGLRYDLIRLKFVPKNNGNFSPRIAFSYSPTKLQNLNIHGSYGLYFGGALVGQALLNQLINSEALKVPTMLFPFSVLPFSLPGRKFPQTNELPPGVTVIPQFNQSSIYDTNFRNSYSQQTSFGLNYSFNSTTAISADYVFIRGIKLFGSRNINPIIRPTANPIESALTGRVDPSQGDILQLETSFDSYYHALTLAFNRRFAKNFNFLAHYTFSKAIDISSDFRADIAAEVVNPLKIGDERGLSLQDARNRLVLSGTWDLSYKNRLTNGFQLSTIISLNSGRPYNLLAGTDLDGNGGILPGDRPLIGGVSIGRNVGITPGFANVDLRVSRKVKFNERYQIQGLIEVFNLFNRTNINDLNRVFPPDANGNFQLPPKDGGRFTITPDRFRSAFSSRQFQLGLRISF
- a CDS encoding TonB-dependent receptor: MFGDKTKLTIRLAIILSCLLSGFSIVNAQSAGNTTSSITGKAIDEQTSAVGGVTIIAKNPQTNFTREVITQEDGSYIINQLPPGNYILTASGSGFTTQEKPLELVLGTTTVLNLTMKLGSSTDIIEVIASEAYLEGKTESSTNINRTSITSLPINRRNFLDFSITAARVLADRLPAQGATATSGLSFNGQTARFNNITIDGLDNNDLGSGSVRSTFSQEAIQEFQIISDSYSAEFGRALGGIVNIVTRGGGNDYRGNLFLLNRNDDIATRDPFASIKPPYSQYQFGGAIEGPIKKDHTFFFTSFERLSIQQNSIVTIADTTVQAANRLGFNLRNGAVPFSVANSVFLARVDSRISDNNTVWVRYNFGGSYNGALEPFGGLIGESNGGIQRLRDNSLAINNTHINNSLNLVNETRFIFTRRNQNLLPIEPVPQIRIVAPEGLITFGQSTFLPQPRVFNTFQIINNTSLIRGKHQVKFGVDFQRFSTVSNKTKLPIFSSGGAFFTPLDFGQVANMPGLPVLTSLQAFDPNLRTPQQKAFLSALSGVLPIFFPGFPAGVPIADLALPAFFTQGFGDPSLSSIGKEFSLYLQDDIKLRPNLTIKAGLRYDLIRLKFVPNNNGNFSPRVAFSYSPTKLENLNIHGSYGLFFAGALVGQAFAIQLINSKAVQVPTMPFPFSVLPFSLPGRKFPQTTELPPGVTVTPQFSQSSQFVTNLRNSYTQQTSFGLTYLLNTNTAIAADYIFIRGIKLFGPRNINPIIRPAANPIQGALTGRVDPSRGDVAQFETSFDSYYHAVTLSFNRRFARNFNFLAHYTFSKAIDNNSDFRPDIAEVVNPLLIRDERGLSLQDVRSRLVLSGTWDLSYKNRLTNGFQLSTIISLNTGRPYNLLAGTDLNGNGDILPGDRPFVDGASVGRNVGITPGFANVDVRISRKVKFNERYQIQGLVEVFNLFNRTNINDLNRVFSPDVNGNFQLPSKDGGRFTITQDRFRSAFSSRQFQLGLRISF
- a CDS encoding response regulator transcription factor gives rise to the protein MATRAKKAAVSLTQREQEVLTLLADGYSNEEAGQILGLSRRTIEAHRARIMLKLNLHTLPALVKYSIQNGLVSVDKHRSDPRMPE